GTATCAGTGATGCTGGCGTCGGGGTTTTGTGCGAAGAATACCGTGGAGATAATTGCGGTAAAGGTTGCACCCGCTAGGCAGAGGAACATCCACGAAATTCCGATGCGACGACCTTGCTTTGCTTCAGCTGGAGTGCGAAGCGCCATGAAACGAACCACGATATGAGGCTGGCCGAAGTAGCCAAGCCCCCAACCCAAGTTGCCGATGATGGCTGCTGCAGAAATACCACTGATCATAGAGAAGTAGGTGGGATTGCCAATTCCATCGGTGTGCGGGCCGTAATCATTAGAGCTTGCAAAGCTCCAAATATCCATGGGGTTCGCTAGTGCGAAATACGCCATGACGGGCACGATAATCAGGGAAAAGAACATGATCGATCCCTGGACGGCATCGGTGTAGGACACGGCAAGGAATCCGCCAATGAAGGTGTAGAGCACTGTCACACCTGCGACAATGCCCATGCCGAGTAGATAATCGCCACCAAATGTAGACTCCCAATACACTCCACCAGCAACCATGCCTGAGGAAATATAGAAGGTGAAGAACACAATGATGATTAGTGCTGCAACGATGCGAAGCGCACGAGATTTATCGCGAAGTCGGTTTTCGAAGAACGAAGGCAGCGTGATTGAGTTGGCTGATACTTCTGAATAAGAACGAAGGCGAGGGGCAACCCACATCCAGTTAGCCCACGCACCAATGGTGAGACCAACTGCAATCCAGAGCTCTGACATACCGGTGACAAATAGCGCGCCGGGTAGACCCATGAGCAGCCATCCCGACATATCTGAAGCACCTGCAGACATTGCGGCAACAAATGGGTTTAGACCACGACCTGCCAGCATGTAATCGTCATATTTTTCGGTTTTTCGGTAACTCCAGTAGCCGATGAGC
Above is a genomic segment from Corynebacterium suranareeae containing:
- the putP gene encoding sodium/proline symporter PutP, producing MSDNTWFIIAIVIYMLVMVLIGYWSYRKTEKYDDYMLAGRGLNPFVAAMSAGASDMSGWLLMGLPGALFVTGMSELWIAVGLTIGAWANWMWVAPRLRSYSEVSANSITLPSFFENRLRDKSRALRIVAALIIIVFFTFYISSGMVAGGVYWESTFGGDYLLGMGIVAGVTVLYTFIGGFLAVSYTDAVQGSIMFFSLIIVPVMAYFALANPMDIWSFASSNDYGPHTDGIGNPTYFSMISGISAAAIIGNLGWGLGYFGQPHIVVRFMALRTPAEAKQGRRIGISWMFLCLAGATFTAIISTVFFAQNPDASITDTRAYESIFLDLARMLFHPLIAGLILTAVLAAIMSTMSSQLLVTASSLIEDLLKVAKKDSLSERSLIMLSRATVIILAIIAAAMAINPSDSILGLVGFAWAGFGSAFGPIMLASLYWKRLNAAGAISGMITGAVVSIAWGMSPLSDTLYEIIPGFALATIVMVVVSLMTKQPSEDILNEFETAKDLAAAVEKKEDVDFAEAAKNLNKEN